Proteins encoded within one genomic window of Cucumis sativus cultivar 9930 chromosome 3, Cucumber_9930_V3, whole genome shotgun sequence:
- the LOC101202895 gene encoding BTB/POZ domain and ankyrin repeat-containing protein NOOT2, with amino-acid sequence MSHLEDSLRSLSLDYLNLLINGQAFSDVTFSVEGRLVHAHRCILAARSLFFRKFFCGTTTEAGASSGLSPVGSPSPSTGSSSTQVIPVNSVGYEVFLLLLQFLYSGQVSIVPQKQEPRPNCGDRACWHTHCTSAVDLALHTLSAARSFGVEQLALLTQKQLASMVEKASIEDVMKVLLASRKQDMHQLWSTCSHLVAKSGLPPEVLAKHLPIDIVAKIEELRIKSSLARRSLMPHHHHHHHHDLSVAADLEDQKIRRMRRALDSSDVELVKLMVMGEGLNLDEALALHYAVENCSREVVKALLELGAADVNYPAGPAGKTPLHMAAEMVSPDMVAVLLDHHADPNVRTVDGVTPLDILRTLTSDFLFKGAVPGLTHIEPNKLRLCLELVQSAALVLSREEENANANANVNVSSSPIYPPMSEDHSSSSSNNNNIGNLNLDSRLVYLNLGASGRMGGSRVDGEDDNRHGSQGGGGCIPTMYHHSHDFR; translated from the exons ATGAGCCATCTCGAAGACTCTCTAAGATCCCTTTCTTTAGACTATCTTAATCTTCTAATCAACGGTCAAGCCTTTAGCGACGTGACGTTCAGCGTCGAGGGGCGTCTTGTCCACGCGCACCGATGCATCTTGGCGGCTAGGAGTTTGTTTTTCAGAAAATTCTTTTGTGGGACGACGACGGAGGCGGGTGCGTCATCCGGGTTGAGCCCGGTTGGATCGCCGTCTCCGTCGACAGGGAGTAGTAGTACACAAGTGATTCCAGTAAATTCGGTGGGGTATGaagtgtttttgttgttgttgcaaTTTTTGTATAGTGGACAAGTTTCTATTGTGCCACAGAAACAAGAACCAAGGCCTAATTGTGGTGATAGAGCTTGTTGGCATACACATTGTACCTCCGCCGTTGATCTTGCCCTTCATACTCTCTCCGCCGCTAGATCCTTTGGCGTTGAACAGCTCGCATTACTTACTCAG AAGCAATTGGCAAGTATGGTGGAGAAAGCTTCCATTGAAGATGTAATGAAGGTTTTATTAGCTTCAAGAAAACAAGACATGCATCAACTTTGGTCCACTTGTTCTCATCTTGTAGCTAAATCCGGTCTCCCACCCGAGGTACTTGCCAAACACCTTCCGATCGATATCGTAGCGAAGATAGAAGAACTTCGCATAAAGTCTTCTTTAGCGCGTCGTTCTCTAATGCCTcatcaccaccaccaccaccatcacGATCTTTCGGTTGCTGCCGACCTCGAAGACCAAAAGATTCGTCGTATGAGGAGGGCTTTAGACTCCTCCGACGTTGAGCTTGTTAAACTGATGGTGATGGGTGAAGGTTTGAATCTTGATGAAGCTTTAGCCTTACATTATGCTGTTGAGAATTGTAGCCGTGAAGTTGTTAAGGCTTTGCTTGAGCTCGGTGCCGCTGATGTTAACTACCCTGCTGGCCCGGCGGGGAAAACCCCACTTCACATGGCGGCGGAAATGGTTTCGCCCGACATGGTTGCTGTGCTACTTGACCACCATGCTGACCCAAATGTCCGAACCGTCGATGGTGTCACACCATTGGATATCTTAAGAACCCTAACTTCAGATTTTCTCTTCAAAGGTGCGGTCCCGGGATTAACCCACATCGAACCAAACAAGCTCAGGCTCTGCCTCGAGCTTGTCCAATCCGCTGCATTGGTTCTCTCTCGCGAAGAAGAAAATGCCAACGCCAACGCCAACGTCAACGTTTCATCATCTCCAATTTACCCACCGATGAGTGAGGATCATAGCAGTAGtagcagcaacaacaacaatattgGTAATCTCAATCTCGATTCGAGATTGGTTTACCTAAATCTCGGGGCATCGGGACGAATGGGAGGTTCTAGAGTGGACGGAGAAGATGACAACAGACATGGATCacaaggaggaggaggatGTATCCCAACAATGTACCACCATTCCCATGACTTTCGATGA